A region of Rhodospirillales bacterium DNA encodes the following proteins:
- a CDS encoding glycosyltransferase family 4 protein: MTRTVAIVLKGYPRLSETFIAQEIEGLERRGLDVSLVSLRHPTDKLRHPVHGRIRAAVSYLPEYLYQEPLRVLRGWWAARRLPGYAAARRQWLRDLWRDRTPNRGRRWGQALVLARELPDDVAWLHVHFLHTPASVVRYAAMIRGLPWSGSAHAKDIWTTPDWEIAEKLAACRWLVTCTASGRDRLASLAPSPDTVELIYHGLDLARLPPRPAPPPPRDGGNPAAPVVVLTVGRRVEKKGFDDLLDALAALPRDLNWRLEHIGGGPLGDALKARAARLGVADRCVWHGAQAQGFVFEAYARADLFVLASKIAGDGDRDGLPNVLMEAQSQGVACVATAVSAIPELIEDGVSGILVPPADPVALAGALERLMRDPAGRARLADRGHEIVRTRFSFDAGVERLAARLRDGVGA; encoded by the coding sequence ATGACCCGCACCGTCGCCATCGTGCTGAAGGGCTATCCGCGGCTGTCGGAGACGTTCATCGCGCAGGAGATCGAGGGGTTGGAGCGGCGCGGGTTGGACGTGTCGCTGGTGTCGCTGCGCCATCCCACCGACAAGCTGCGCCATCCCGTGCACGGCCGCATCCGCGCCGCCGTGTCGTACCTGCCGGAGTATCTGTACCAGGAGCCGCTCAGGGTGCTGCGCGGCTGGTGGGCGGCACGGCGCCTGCCGGGCTACGCGGCGGCGCGTCGGCAATGGCTGCGCGATCTCTGGCGTGACCGCACGCCCAACCGCGGCCGCCGCTGGGGCCAGGCGCTGGTCCTGGCGCGCGAGCTGCCGGACGACGTGGCGTGGCTGCACGTCCATTTTCTGCACACGCCGGCCTCGGTGGTGCGCTACGCCGCGATGATTCGCGGCCTGCCGTGGAGCGGCTCGGCCCACGCCAAGGACATCTGGACCACGCCGGACTGGGAGATCGCCGAGAAGCTGGCGGCGTGCCGCTGGCTGGTGACGTGCACGGCCAGCGGCCGCGACCGGCTGGCGTCGCTGGCGCCATCGCCGGACACGGTCGAACTGATCTACCACGGGCTCGATCTGGCGCGCCTGCCGCCGCGCCCCGCGCCACCGCCGCCGCGCGACGGCGGAAATCCGGCGGCGCCCGTCGTGGTGCTGACGGTCGGCCGGCGGGTCGAGAAGAAGGGCTTCGACGATCTGCTCGACGCCCTGGCGGCGCTGCCGCGGGATCTGAATTGGCGGCTCGAGCATATCGGCGGCGGACCGCTGGGCGACGCGCTCAAGGCCCGCGCGGCGCGGCTGGGGGTCGCCGATCGCTGCGTCTGGCACGGCGCGCAGGCGCAGGGCTTCGTGTTCGAGGCCTACGCGCGCGCCGATCTGTTCGTGCTGGCCAGCAAGATCGCCGGCGACGGCGACCGCGACGGCCTGCCCAACGTGCTGATGGAGGCGCAGAGCCAGGGCGTCGCTTGCGTGGCGACGGCCGTGTCGGCGATCCCAGAGCTGATCGAGGACGGCGTCAGCGGAATCCTCGTGCCGCCCGCCGATCCCGTCGCGTTGGCGGGCGCGTTGGAGAGGCTGATGCGCGATCCCGCCGGACGCGCGCGGCTGGCCGACCGCGGCCACGAGATCGTGCGCACGCGCTTCTCGTTCGACGCCGGCGTCGAGCGCCTCGCGGCGCGGCTGCGCGACGGCGTCGGGGCGTAG
- a CDS encoding D-2-hydroxyacid dehydrogenase family protein — MKLAILDDYQKVALAYADWDKARARGVEVVAFDHHLGGVDACAAALADFDAVMLMRERQPFPKALVDRLPKLRFAILTGARAPSVDIDAMTARKIPVCNTTTGPSGSSTSELAWALLMDAARFVTKSDRGVRAGGWHGGLDMGLILAGKRLGIIGLGKLGSKMARYAKAFDMDVVAWSQNLTAEKAAEHGAKLVSKDELLATSDAITIHLILSGRTRGLIGAAEIARMRKGVILVNTSRGPIVDEAAMIAALESRHIGSAGLDVYDVEPLPAGHRLASLDNVVLAPHLGYVAEPVFRSFYADGLEDLLAWLDGKPIRVMNPAALT, encoded by the coding sequence CTGAAGCTCGCCATCCTCGACGACTACCAGAAGGTCGCGCTGGCCTACGCCGACTGGGACAAGGCGCGCGCCCGCGGCGTCGAGGTGGTGGCGTTCGACCACCATCTCGGCGGCGTCGACGCCTGCGCCGCGGCGCTGGCGGATTTCGACGCCGTCATGCTGATGCGCGAGCGCCAGCCCTTCCCCAAGGCGCTGGTCGACCGTCTGCCGAAGCTGCGCTTCGCCATCCTGACAGGCGCGCGCGCGCCCAGCGTCGACATCGACGCCATGACCGCGCGCAAGATCCCGGTCTGCAACACCACGACCGGACCCAGCGGGTCGTCGACCTCGGAGCTCGCCTGGGCGCTGCTGATGGACGCCGCGCGCTTCGTCACCAAGTCGGACCGCGGCGTGCGCGCCGGCGGCTGGCACGGCGGGCTCGACATGGGCCTGATCCTCGCCGGCAAGCGGCTGGGAATCATCGGCCTGGGCAAGCTGGGCTCGAAGATGGCGCGCTACGCCAAGGCGTTCGACATGGACGTGGTGGCGTGGAGCCAGAACCTCACCGCCGAGAAGGCGGCCGAGCACGGCGCGAAGCTGGTGTCGAAGGACGAGCTGCTGGCGACCTCGGACGCCATCACCATCCACCTGATCCTCAGCGGCCGCACCCGCGGCCTGATCGGCGCCGCCGAGATCGCGCGCATGAGGAAGGGCGTCATTCTCGTGAACACGTCGCGCGGCCCGATCGTCGACGAGGCCGCCATGATCGCGGCGCTCGAGAGCCGGCACATCGGCTCGGCCGGCCTCGACGTCTACGACGTCGAGCCGCTGCCGGCCGGACACCGGCTGGCGTCGCTCGACAACGTCGTGCTGGCGCCGCATCTCGGCTACGTCGCCGAGCCGGTGTTCCGCAGCTTCTACGCCGACGGTCTCGAGGACCTGCTGGCCTGGCTCGACGGCAAACCCATCCGCGTCATGAACCCGGCGGCGCTGACATAG